One part of the Lotus japonicus ecotype B-129 chromosome 2, LjGifu_v1.2 genome encodes these proteins:
- the LOC130735648 gene encoding LOW QUALITY PROTEIN: pentatricopeptide repeat-containing protein At5g15340, mitochondrial-like (The sequence of the model RefSeq protein was modified relative to this genomic sequence to represent the inferred CDS: deleted 1 base in 1 codon), with the protein MPERNEVAWTVMIVGYVGNGFTKEAFWLLKEMVFGCGFELNCITLCSVLSACSQSGDVCVGRWVHGFAVKAMGWDLGVMVGTSLVDMYAKCGRISTALMVFKNMSRKNVVAWNAMLGGLAMHGSMGKVVVNMFPRMVEEVKPDAVTFMALLSACSHSGLVEQGRQYFRDLEPVYEIRPEIEHYACMVDLLGRAVHLEEAELLVKKMSIRPNEVVLGSLLGSCYAHGKLHLAEKIARELLEMDPLNTEHHILLSNMYALSGKVEKANSFRQVLKKRGIRKVPGMSSIYVDGQLHQFSAGDKSHPRASEIYIKLDDMICRLRYAGYVPNTTCQVLFGCSSRSGDCTEALEEVEQVLFTHSEKLALCFGLMSTASGSPLYIFKNLRICQDCHSAIKIASDVYKREIVVRDRYRFHSFKQGSCSCSDYW; encoded by the exons ATGCCTGAGAGGAATGAGGTTGCTTGGACTGTTATGATTGTCGGTTATGTTGGGAACGGGTTTACAAAGGAAGCTTTTTGGCTCCTGAAAGAAATGGTCTTTGGTTGTGGTTTTGAGTTGAATTGTATTACCCTTTGTTCGGTTTTGTCAGCTTGTTCTCAGTCTGGTGATGTGTGTGTGGGTAGGTGGGTTCATGGTTTTGCAGTGAAAGCAATGGGGTGGGACTTGGGTGTTATGGTGGGGACAAGTTTGGTTGAcatgtatgcaaaatgtggTAGGATAAGTACTGCGTTGATGGTGTTTAAGAACATGTCAAGAAAGAATGTGGTGGCGTGGAATGCTATGCTTGGTGGGTTGGCCATGCATGGG TCGATGGGTAAAGTAGTGGTGAATATGTTTCCTCGCATGGTGGAAGAAGTGAAACCTGATGCTGTGACTTTTATGGCTTTGTTAAGTGCTTGCAGCCATTCGGGTCTAGTTGAACAGGGTCGGCAGTACTTTCGTGATCTTGAGCCTGTTTACGAGATAAGGCCAGAAATAGAGCATTATGCTTGCATGGTAGATCTTCTTGGTCGAGCTGTACATTTGGAAGAAGCTGAGCTTTTGGTGAAGAAGATGTCAATTCGTCCAAATGAAGTTGTTCTGGGGTCCCTTTTGGGTTCATGTTATGCACATGGTAAGCTGCACCTGGCGGAAAAGATTGCGCGAGAGTTGCTTGAGATGGATCCACTGAACACAGAGCATCATATCCTGCTTTCAAACATGTATGCATTGTCTGGAAAAGTAGAAAAGGCAAATTCCTTTAGGCAGGTTCTTAAGAAAAGGGGTATCAGAAAGGTGCCAGGAATGAGCTCCATATATGTTGATGGTCAACTTCATCAGTTTAGCGCAGGGGACAAGTCACACCCGCGAGCTTCAGAGATTTACATAAAGCTAGACGACATGATTTGCCGTTTGAGGTATGCTGGCTATGTCCCCAATACAACTTGTCAAGTTTTGTTTGGTTGTTCTAGCAGGAGTGGTGATTGCACGGAAGCATTGGAGGAGGTAGAACAGGTATTGTTCACTCATAGTGAGAAGCTGGCATTGTGTTTTGGCCTAATGAGCACAGCATCTGGTTCTCCACTATATATTTTCAAGAACCTAAGGATATGCCAAGACTGTCATTCTGCTATTAAGATTGCCTCTGACGTATACAAACGTGAAATTGTTGTCCGAGATCGTTATCGTTTCCATAGTTTCAAGCAGGGTTCTTGTTCTTGCTCTGACTATTGGTGA